The DNA region GGACAGACTGAGTTTTATCGGCCCTGAGGAGTTCATCCAGACATTCGCCATGAAGGATCCTCTGGAGAACCATAAGGTATAATTGAGTTTACAATGAACAAATGGACGACCATGTGTCAGCTCTCTCTGCAGTTTTGCAGCTTGCTTTTAGACACCACAGCTCACAATAATTCCAGTTTAGCATCATCGCATTAGACTATGAACTTGTATCTTGGATCTGTTGAATTTCCTCATTAgttattgtttcttttgtgatttttttttacatgaggCAAAGAAGATGTCAACAAGATGTCTTAATAAAACGACATCATTCTAAATTataggggaggaagaagaataCAGACACGTGACTTGTTTATAATTATCCGCATCAAAGATATGATCCACAGAAGCTCCAGTTTGTAGTTATTTTTAAGTCATTCTTTGTTATTTTGATTTCTAGCCTCTTCATTGTGGTTCTGCTCTGAGTCTTAATTTGTGGTCTGCTTGTGTTTAAGTTAATTTGCTTTCGAAACCACATGAAAGATCCTCTAGGCAGATAgatgtgaattttttttaatgtagcttTTGAAACTGCATCAAACGCAGTATGAAAGAGCCATTCTGCGTATGTCTGAAGAGCTCTTTCCCTCCTAAGTGGTCCAGTGAGTCAGCTGAAGggttgtttttcaatcagcacTGCTGAGAACAAGCTTTCAGTCGGTGTTTGTGGCCACGCTGCATCTCGGCCTTCAGTGTCGTGCCAGTTATATAAGACCCATTTTGTATTAAAGAGCAGTTGAGTCAGTGCTAGGGGTCCTGAAGTGTAGAGGGGAAGTTTGGAGTAGAGTGGGCTGCCGGAGTTGTGTAAGCATTTAATAGAGCCGTGAATCTCAGAGATTACATCATCACTGCCGatgtcaagtttatttatatgcagcttttatttatataaaagtgCCTCTGGCAAACAGGTTTGCCACAGAGCGTCTCACAGAAAACCAAAATAACCAAATGCAGATGCAAACAAATGGGATGAAAATAACAGCAGACACATCACAGAATCCAGTGCGCAGGTTAAGAGGTTGCGTGGGTGTGAAGGCTCTCAAGATCCATTTGCAAAGGAAATTACAGACTAGCAGCTGCCTGTTTCTTCGTACTTACTTTATGTCAAATTACATACTGCATACTGATGATGTAGAATTTCATAGAGTGGCTCATGTCAGGGTTTTGTTATAGAAAGCTGTCAAGTATAAAACAGACAGTGTGCACAGAAAAATCTTACTAAAAGAATATTAGAAATTTTTTAACAGTTTGGATCAAACCTAAACCCTAAACTCAATGAAATACTGACAGAAACATGATTCATAAAGACCATAAAAACCTTGAAAAAGATCATCCTTTTCATTCTGTGGACTTGCTTGTATTTTGACTGTTATCTTcctctgactgtgtttcagGGTTTCTTCCGGAAGCGTAAAACCAGCAACCTGGAGGCCTACGTAAACTGGTTCAACAGACTGAGCTACCTGGTGGCCACTGAGATCTGTATGGTACGTTGttcttaaaggaacagttcacaAATCTTTATGTCTGTCCCTGTTTTACACATATCAGTGTACATCATAAACAATTCCTCATCTACTTGCTCAGCATatcccaaaacaaaaaataaaggttaaagttGTACATATAATACATAACCAGTGAATGAGGAGTCTTTGATTCATTTCCTATTGTGCTCTCTCTCATTTCAGCCAgtgaagaagaaacacagagcGCGCATCATAGAGTTCTTCATCGACGTGGCTCAGGAGTGTTTTAACATCGGCAACTTCAACTCCCTCATGGCCATCATCAGTGAGTATTCTACAAAAAAGAGCAGCACCTAAAGAAAATCAATCTTCATCAACAGATGATTTATAGCAGACAACATATCCCCTCCGACACAATCTAAATGACAGGTGATCTCTGGGAAATGCAGTACAGCATCATTACAGCTCTTAAACTACTGCCAGCATACATTAAAGGAAGTGGAAACAACAAAAATCCAACATCATTTCAAGGCTTACACTACAATTTCACAGCCCACCCTGTTACAACTTGTAGCCTAAGTACGGGACACTGCAATTGTAGTTCTCACTATTTCCTGATTGATTACCCAACGCTAACTCTAATTATTTCCTCACATCAAAACATCTGTTCAAAGAAGTACAGACTGAGTTAGTGTTCAGGTTTTTATAcatacatctctctctctgtttctctcagctGGGATGAACATGAGTCCTGTTTCCAGACTGAAGAAGACCTGGAGTAAAGTCAACACTGACAAATTTGAAATCTTGGAGGTGAGAAAACCTACATGCATGTATCACAATATTATTAACTCTCCATAAACTACTGATAGTCTGGGATCAGTATCACAGTATCTTCTCCCATTATACGTAGTAACTACAGTAGAACGTTATTTCTTTTGTTAACCTCTGCAAGcctatgtttgtgtttgatgacTGTCTCCTCTGTTTGACCACATTCAGCACCAAATGGACCCATCCAGTAACTTCAGCAACTACCGCACTGCACTCCGAGGTGCCACCCAGAGGTCTGAGACTGCACACAGCATCCAAGAGAAGGTGAGAGAGCACACAGGAagttttagaaagaaaaagaggtcCACCTCCCAGAtgtaaaatgtgaatgtaaactttctgtcatattttatcTCCAGATTGTGATTCCTTTCTTCAGTCTCCTCATCAAAGACATCTACTTCCTGAATGAAGGTTGCGCCAGCAGGTTACCCAATGGACACATTAACTTTGAGGTCAGTACACAATTCAAGTTTCGAAATGACGCATATCAGACTGAATGTGCTTTTGACTTGACTGTTGGTTACAATATTAACAGACACAGCagtgttaaaaacacatttactctCAGTAAGATTTCATAATTCTCAAAGGAATTATGTAACTGCTTCTAATGGTTTACCATGGCCTTTTAGAGGAGGCTTTCTGTCATGTAATGACGCCCCCTTGTGGTTAAAAAGAGTAACATATGCTCCCTGTCAAtgctttgcttttatttatgcTGTATGATCTTTATGGATTTAGTGCTATTTGTGGATAAGCCAACAAATTCATTTATAAAATTAGTCTTAGCATTAATCAAGTTTTATGTCCCTGTGTTTAAACAGAAACTGTGGGAGCTGGCGAAGCAGGTGAGCGAGTTCCTGGTTTGGCGTCAGGTTGCTTGCCCGTTCAACAGAGACCGCCGGATCCTCCAGTACCTTGTCACTACACCTGTGTTCACCGAAGATGGTCAGTATACAATCTTACAGATCACTGCATTTATCTCCTCATATAGAAATCATACAACTGTCAGGTAGATTATAGCAGTTTTTCACTCAGCGGCAAAATCAATTAAACTCAGGCTTGTTTGATTGTTGCAGAGCTGCATCTGGCCTCATATGAGAGTGAAGGACCTGAGAACAACATGGAGAAAGACAGTCGTAGATCTCTTAGGTGagtgtacaaacacacactcggTCATATGCATACACAAAACAATCAACCGCCTCAaacatgatatatttttatataataacaCTGGTTATTTATGCTTTCCTCTCTAGATCCTCCCTCCTGCATCGAGAGAATCGGTCGTAGGAGAAAGACAATCTCCTCTGCTCAACAGAGTGTAAATGAACGAGGTGTTTTAAAGCTACCGATTCCTCCATATTTCATGGAAACACTTCAACATTCCCGTGGCCAAATCTTAGGTCTTGGACTTGGACAACAAAGGCAGCTGGgatcacattttcacagattAACGGTGGAATATATAACACTACAACAATCCTTAATGAAATTCATCCAGTGCCAAAGGACCCCAGTTGCTGCATTTATTACTTTAGCCCTCTGCCCTGCAAGTCTTCATgaactgaaatcattttttaagcaaatgaAGAGCTGGATGAAGCTGGACCACTGCTCGGATCATCTGCCGTGCTTTCTTCTTCGACATCAGCTCTGTCTGAGGCACGTAAAGGATATCAGACACCTGCAGAAGTTGTAAAAAGTGTGTGGTTTATTTCTTCAGTGGACCTCCATCATGGCAATAACTGGTGCAATTTGTGATCACTTGTACTAACACTCCAGCATATAACAGCCTCATATTGTGGATAGACTGAATCTGTGGAAGCATGAAGCATTTATTGCAACATTAGCACAGCATTGGCACAGTCAAAACTACAGCGAGAGCAGAGATCcactctgaaaggaagagtTGGTTAACATCGATATGTATTATATACAACGGGCTAACATCTGCTTTTAAGAGTGGTGATGCTGCTTTGTTGTCCTGTTGAGTGCTTCAAAACCTGCACTGCATCTACTCCATCTACGCTAAGTACCGCATTCAAACCCTTTAtgtcatttaaacacacaatgcAAGTAAATACATCAGCCACTTATTTCCAAAGTACATTTTGGAGACACCACTTTCATCGACCGCACACTATTTTGTTCTGAACATGAACTCTTGTGACGCGTGCACTTTGACGTGTGTTTTGTTGATAGTGGCAGCGACGTCGTGCTAATCATGCAAAGGTAAATCAAATGCACTTCAAGTACATCAGTGGAGTTTTGTGTATTGTATTATAGGAATACGTGACTCCTATTTTAAGGCGTCTTTCTACAGTATTAAGTTGTATTTTGtatcagaaaatgtgtttttctttatgtaCTCTTTATGAAGTTTCACCATTAGCTTCTTGCTGGTTGGTCAAATGTAAGCTATTTTGTTATATACAACACCAGTTCATCTATGacaaagaagtgtgtgtgtttgtgtgtgtgtgtgtgtgtgtgtgtgtgtgtgtgtgtttatgtgcagctTTAATACAAATAGGAAACTCATTCTCTTCATCTCATCTGTGATGGTGTGAGCATGATTTGATCCTTTAAAATCTGCCTATGAATGAACATGATcctgcatttttgtgtgtttttttaaaaagctccttttatgtttcaaatgttttataaagtgtttttttttttcatgtatgcttttttaattcttttttgtGTATCATTTGTGTCACCGGTCAGGGTACTTGTACTGAAGGTCTTTGTGAAAAGagaattatattttttctttcaaataaacCGAAAATCTGAATGGAGTCGTACTTTGTTTATGTGTTGATTTGGTTTGAGCtgatacacaaaaacaaagtaatAAAGCAGGTTATGGATTTCTGAATGCAACAGCAACACCAGGGtatatgtaaaaacatttatttacaaatcACACTGAATTTCAACATTTACGTATCTGAGCGTGCATGTCAGTCGTCTTTGGCCAAAAACAGGAATGAAGCGAGAGGTGTTGATCCTCAGTGATTCTGAACTCTAGTGAAGTTAATGCAGCGACCctatacacaataaaaacaggcATCACAGACAATCACTGTagtaaaatatgacaaataaagaCATAATATCCATTATCTGccaaaatgtaaacatagtTTGTCATTAAAGACAGGAACAAGCTGTAAAATAACCAACATGGAGCCTGTTGCACATGCATCACACCAATTTCTTATTTCTAAGGAAGACTATGAATGTATCTTCCCTTAAACACAAGGCCATTTAAGTTGAACACAGCTGCTTCAAACAGTAGATAGTGCTTTTATGTTCTAAATATTGGCCTTTTGTTAAGAGCCCCTCCATCAGCTCAATCAGTGTAACTATTCACACTCAAAGATAAATAGGTAAAGATGGATGATCAAAATCAGGATAGCAAATACTGTGGGAAGTAAACAATTCTACAAAATTAGAGGGCCTTGCAGTCATTTAGAAAGCACAGTGTTGACATTTAGACTGCTATTCATAAGAATTGTGTGGATGCAGCAAGCTGTTATTTGTCTGTTAGTGGATGATAAGAGGGGGGAGATCGGGCTCTATCATTTTCTGTAATTATCTCATCAAAATCACTGTGAAGTCAAGAGGGTGGATCAGTTTTCCAATCAAATTAACTGGTGACAATTTATGACAGAAACATCATTACTCATTACCCGTCTGGAAGAAATTAGACTCAAAATGAAAGCTTTCAATGGACAAGCAGCAGTGTTTTCCTTTTAAGACTGCAGATGTCTCTTACCTTGTCCTGATGTGTCGGCCTCATGATTGCCACTCTGTCGTACTGTCTCCTCAGTAATGCCATCAACGCATCAAAACGGCCCTGAAGGTCAGGTCACACAGAGTATAAAAATGCAGATAAAGAAAGTTATACAACAAGCACATCAAAGCACATATACATATCTATAAATAACATCATCTAATGTAAAAGTGCCTTTAATGTGGACTGTAATGACTAACTAGGACAGTGTCTCACCTTGATGGGAGTGTACCATTTGGTCTGCGGTGCAGGGTTGTAGACTGGAGGAGGTCTTGGTGGGGGTCGAGGTATGATAGGCTCTTCCACCTCATCTGGCATGGTGACCACAGCATTTTTGGCTTTCTCTAGCCGCGAGCCTTCCTCTGTGGACCCCTTGTCCCCCCAACGCACCTATAGGACGCAGGTACAAATGTCAGGAATCACAGACATGTTTGATAGTAGAACCACAGTGGCCAACACTGAACCAACACAGACAGGAACACTTGATAAAtgcatgtaaaaataataaaagcaggGAGAAATCAATCTGAGCAATTGTGGATATTTTTCTTAGAATAATTAATCTCTGATTTATTTACCTCCATGCGTTTGATTCCTCCAGCACCTCTGCCTCCGTAGTATGAAGCATCCACTGTAGGCCACTTGTGTTTGGTTGAAAGATCCTCTTCTGGCTTCTTAATAgtaaaagttaattaaaagtTACCAGCCAATTTACAGATTAGTTGCTGATTACTAATTACTAATCAAATGACTTCTGATTAATTGGGGTGCAGTAGTACAGCTCCACCCATATTTCTCTGTATTCGCCCAAATTTGTATTTCCTTCAGGATTCAAAACATCCCTTTAGAAAATGACTAGTGATGtcacataaacatgtttttgatcAGTGTACAGTACTCACAattggaggaggtggaggaggggggcgaGAGGGGGGTGGGTCCCTAATCACCTGTTAGAAACAATGtgaaaaagtaagtaaaaaaacagcagtgaacGTTATGTATGGACAATGAAATAAGTTGTCCGAACTGCAACACTTGAACTTGTTGGCTATTCTGTTATAGCCAAACATTATGGTACATCCACAAAGTCTGAATGtaagcacaaacacatacatactaaGACTCGCCATAGTGAACTCAccacagtgcagcagagaggccaGAACCACCAAAGTAAAACCAGAGCCAGTAACAGCAGAAGAGCCAACAGCAACCAGAGCACCCAAAACCCATCTGACtgcaataaacacacaaaaatcagcTATATACATTACACCATACACATGTAGATATGTTAGTACATCTTAATCTGTTGTTACctaatgtaattattattacacTGGCACCAACCATACATATGTTTCCTTACTAATATTTGAAGTTCACCACTAGTATAACTTTGTATTATTCAtagtgtgaatgaatgaattcttttcttctttctcttctcttcataCCACTGAAATGATCCATCCCACATGAGATCATAAGATGACacggaaataaaaaacaacttctggcaatccaaagaaagacaaataactGTATGTATACAGATCAAATCAAATTCAATTATCCAGCCTACTACTATATATGGTTGATACTCACACATGTTGTGGCATGGATATTGATGGGAGTGGAGATGTAGGATTGTCCATTGTTCAGGCTAACCAGCACTTGAATTGATCTGGAATTGTCAAACAAAATCACTGAAAACATCTGAAGAAGAGACTGTTTCTCTACCTTTTAATGGTCGCATGTGATTTTCACTAAACCTTTGTTTGctggaaaatacagaaaagacCATGCTGATTTGAATCTAATCAGTTCTATTTTGCACTAACTTTGATCTAAATGAGCCATTCTTGCctatgtttgttttcaattattCCTCTTTGCCACCAAATTAAGCCTTGCAAAGTTAGTGAGGCACTACCATATACAGTAGCTATGTATCTTGGTAACCTTGTCAGCTTCCCTGTTGACCTTCCAACATCTTTAGTGCCAAGAACACTGACTCATCTGAAAAGGAAATCTCTGCCTTTCAAATTGTTATCGTATCCTGACCAGATTTCCTTATTTGCCAATAAAGTTTGCGCTTACACCTTGTTTTGTTCAAACGTTTGTTGAAGTTGAAGTAAACTGAGCTTTGTTTCTAAGTATCTAACTGTGCCTGAGTGTCTGTGTAAGCAGGGAATGCTGCAGAGAGGGTGATACGTGATGGAAAGTGAGAGAAGACTGGGgacagatagatagagagagaaagagtgctgTTTGAAGTGGGTGAAGTTCAGTTAGCTTTGGCTCGCTCTCTAAATGCCACCGAGATATTCTGGTCCGACTGGCTTCACTTCATCCAACACTTTGAGCTGTTGGCAGATAGCTTTACTGTAAACACTGTTCTTGTTTCTCTCTCcgttactcacacacacacacacaacagattTCTAGTTTCTAATTTCAACCTTCTGTACTTGCACAGACCATGGAAGACATTTTggtgaataaataaaactgtctgTATTTAATCTATAAATGTTATTATCTTGTTGTTTGACATATCACTCAGTACAACTTTAGCTTGATTGCAAAGGATGTATTTATTGTCCATCAGCTTTGTGAAATGTAACCTCATTGTTTTACTTTCCTAATGGGTTGAGCTGGTGTTGTCAGAGAAATGCAGAGTTTGTGATGTTATAAAATGATGTCATGACAAATAACTTGGAACAGAACTGAATTTTTCTTTCATGAAGATTCATgtttttcaatatttatgaAAGGCTCTGTATTGTATTGGATTATAGAGCTCAGACATGCCCATGCCTTGTAATTTTGCTAAACTAACTGATTTCAACCAGATTTTACCATACAAGAaataaactaagaaaaaaactaggacagaaagaacaaaaatggACCGTGTGACCGTGCATAATAAAAGTTTCCTGTTGGTTTCTCAACTGTAGATTAAAAAGTTCTTGTGgttactgtttattttgttggtGAAGAAAATCTGAGTAATATAAGCGCTACCTTATAATTACGACAATGATGTAATTGTAATTACATGTTTAATTACAGCCGGAGATTGGCTTTTTTTGGCTTTATAAGACCTTACGTTGATCTTACAGTTTTTTGACAAGCAGTtatacacgtgtgtgtgtgtgtgtgtgtgtgtgtgtgtgtgtgtgtgtgttgtgtgtgtgtgtgtgtgtgtgtgtgtgtgtgtgtgtgtgtgtgtgtgcaagtgtgttcACTCACTGTCCAACCTCTTGCAGAGCAGGAGCTGGACACAGCAGATAGCCGTCTTTAACTACTGTTGGCTTCTGGCCTGAGAaagaacagagacagacaagaCCTGTTACTGTCTATAAACAAAGAATTTTCCCACAAATTACAttacacaaacatcacaaacaatGCTGTCTCTTTTCACAATCTGACTGGTACATAGAAATGCTGTTCATGACATTTTGAATATGAATCATGGTGTACAGTCATGGTTACATCTTTTAATTTTACACACTGCCAATTAGCAAAGAGGAGATGctatgtatgtacagtacctTGCTCTCAAGATATTACAGTGCATGTAACAACagaataaatactttttaaaccTCTTAAACTGATAAATCAGTATCAATTTGAATTGACATTCATATTCAAaatcatttgtttcatttttccccTTCATATGATATAAACATCAGTAGTAAGTgtcaagaaattaaaaataaaatcaacagaGAGAGATAGCGGAAGAAAGAATGAGCATAAAAACAAGcgagtaaaaagaagaaaaaggaagatatGAAGCAGTCATGTGATTTCTCATCATGTCCTCTCAGTGACACTGATCCCACCCTACTCCATCCACCTATTAATAGACTAATGGGACAGAGAacatctcctccctccctctgcctAGTCTCATAATGGTCTCCTCTGTTCTCTGGCTGAAGTCAATAAAAAGCGGCTACTGTTTGTTTCTGGACGTCATGACTCCAactttccactgcagcacagaGATCTTCACATTGTATCACTTTTCACCTCATAGATGATTCTATCCCTAAGTGTATCACAGCATGTAGATGCACATGAATCTGTATCCTTGATAAACTTCAATAAATGAGTTAAATAGATTGTTTACTCACTGTATGTCTTTTGATTGACAGTGAGGAAGCAGAGGACATTGTCCATCCTCTTCGATCCACTGAAGCCACCTCCCCTTAGCACTACATTGAAAGACTCTGAGACACATCAAACACATCAGACTATAATACTGTAATTGAATTCAGACAGAAAAAGCAAATGCAGGGATTGATGAGTGACATacttaaataaaaagtcatattGTCTTTGTTGCTGCATTGTTCGAATCTAACAAACACTTTCAAACTAACTTACCATTTACACAAACACTTGACGGCTCTATTGTGAATGTTTCTGTGCATGTCTGCTTCAGGATCTGTCAGGAGATCCAGACACAGGCAACAGCTCGGATTACAAGCCTGCATTCACATTCACTCTCATTGCGTGcacatgaatgtttttgtgcatctttatACATGTGTTGTGACCTCACCGAGTTGATGATGCCTTTGAGAGCATGAAACCCAGACAACACGGGGAACACTTGCTCTGGGCCGTCTGCTATTTCGTTAAGCTGTGACATAAATGAAACCGATACATTTTACCAGCTTTTAAACACAGTCTGTTCAAGTTTTGCACATGTTTGCATATAAGACtaatttttcagcttttttttttagttcttgCTGCCTCTCTGGGAGGTCCTCTGCCTCAGCTCAGTGCTACAGCAGCATTTAGAAAGGAAAAATCTGTTTCTAGGAGATGAAAGCTCTGGGCAGCAGGCTGAAGCTTTCATCTCCTGCTTTAATGATAGCAGAACAGGAAGTTCGTCTGGCATTATTTAATTAGAGAGTGATGTAATTACTTCCTCCTCAGACCACAAATTACACTGGGTCACTAACCGGGCAAAAGACTGCTTGCAACCGTTGTCTAGTAAAGATTTACAGGGTCATGAGCTATGCACTTTTGAAACCGTGCAGATGTGATTATTAATACTTATTATacagataaataatgtaattataatgaGGTTAAGGCTGCTATAACAATAAAGCAAACAgcatttattgtgaaatataatAGGATTACATTTCTCAGTGGATGCAGTTATGATTGACACTATTTAATATTTCTTGCAGTCAACACACTGCAACAACAAATATTTCTGAGGACACATTAGGCTTCATCCTTATTTCTTTGCTCTCTTTCAACAACCCGACACCCGATACCTGCACAGGAGGAAATCAGTCTCTCTGAGGAAATGATAACTCGCTGCCTCACACAATTTATTCCATGTTTACATAAACCAAATGCAGCACAAACCATAAACTTTGAAGCCCTGCCAGCTGCTTGCTGATGTGTCCTCGGTGGGTTTCATTTGAACTCAAACAAACTAAGTAATAAGGTCAAAGTGTGTTAATCAATCTGAGACAGAAACAACATCCTATTGAGGTTCTGACCaaaacctgacacacacacagaaagacaaatacaaactttgtgtttaaacaagcaacagtaacagtaacagagGTTTTTTCTTACTGTGCTGCATGGCATTCAGTGGATAGAGAGTATTCTCCTACCTGGTTTTGGTCAAAGTCCATGACCCCAACACAATACACTCTGGCTCCAAACCCTCTGACTTTGTCAGCCTgggaaacacaacacacagagtgacatcaCTTTGTTTCTACTGACATGAACCCACGTATATGATTAGTTAACTTATCACCAAAGAAGTAATGCTTAAAAATCATATGTAAGCACATTTTAAGTTTCTTTAAGTTCATGTTGTATTGTACTTAACTGGAGACCAGTGGCTGCTtggaaaaaagtaaaactttTGTTACGTTTAAGTAAATGTCTTCTAAGGTCTTCTTCTAGTATAATTCTCACCTGCACAGTCTCATTTTCATTCTTTATCTTATTTGTCATCCACATCATCTTATAAATTATTGTTTGAATTATCACAACCACAACCATCACCATTCTTCTCgctagtctgtgtgtgtgtgtgtgtgtgtgtgtgtgtgtgtgtgtgtgtgtgtgtgtgtgtgtgtgtgtgtgtgtgtgtgtgtgtgtgtgtgtgtgtgtgcgtttgtgtgttaCCTCATTTACACTCAGTTCAAAGGGGTAAATATCCAGCTTGCCATCAGTCAGAACAATGATGATGCTGGATGACGGTGAAGTTTGTTCCATCATTTGCTTCGACACCTGATGGGTGAACAGTAATTCAGAGTAGATAACTGCATTTTTAGGTATattaagagagagaggagatttTACAAACTCTATTctaaaactaaatcaaatgtATAAAGCTGATTGTGTTTAGGTTACActgaaaacaatcaaatcacAATCTATGTAAGAAACATTGTTCCTGGCAGGTAATCTAAATGTTTGATGAGGCCTTCAGATGAACGTACGTACCGCTTTCATGCCTTCATGCA from Scomber scombrus chromosome 15, fScoSco1.1, whole genome shotgun sequence includes:
- the LOC133994852 gene encoding anthrax toxin receptor 2-like, producing MDRLWICCKILLFISFFVNSSLNDGQDASCDGAFDIYFVLDKSGSISGHWDDIYGFVEELSKRFISPRMRVSYIVFSINADVILPLTGDRSKIDEGLNKLSQIKTAGETFMHEGMKAVSKQMMEQTSPSSSIIIVLTDGKLDIYPFELSVNEADKVRGFGARVYCVGVMDFDQNQLNEIADGPEQVFPVLSGFHALKGIINSILKQTCTETFTIEPSSVCVNESFNVVLRGGGFSGSKRMDNVLCFLTVNQKTYSQKPTVVKDGYLLCPAPALQEVGQSIQVLVSLNNGQSYISTPINIHATTCSDGFWVLWLLLALLLLLALVLLWWFWPLCCTVVIRDPPPSRPPPPPPPIKPEEDLSTKHKWPTVDASYYGGRGAGGIKRMEVRWGDKGSTEEGSRLEKAKNAVVTMPDEVEEPIIPRPPPRPPPVYNPAPQTKWYTPIKGRFDALMALLRRQYDRVAIMRPTHQDKGRCINFTRVQNH